A window of Rufibacter sp. LB8 contains these coding sequences:
- the msrA gene encoding peptide-methionine (S)-S-oxide reductase MsrA, with protein MEENKTTGQTEVATFAGGCFWCMVKPFHKYDGVLEVISGYTGGHLPNPTYEQVCSETTGHLEAVQVVFDPGIISYKEVLDIFWQSIDPTDAGGQFGDRGQSYQTAIFYHSPGQQDQAEASKAAINEQGPFELPVVTPILPAKPFYPAETYHQDYYQKNPSHYNRYFVGSGRAGFLERHWKKNA; from the coding sequence ATGGAAGAGAATAAAACAACAGGACAAACCGAAGTAGCCACATTTGCAGGTGGTTGTTTCTGGTGCATGGTGAAACCGTTTCACAAATATGATGGCGTGCTGGAGGTGATTTCTGGCTACACCGGCGGCCATTTGCCCAACCCCACCTATGAACAGGTCTGCTCTGAGACCACCGGCCACTTAGAGGCGGTGCAGGTGGTTTTTGACCCGGGCATCATCAGTTACAAAGAGGTTTTGGACATCTTCTGGCAGTCCATTGACCCCACCGATGCCGGTGGCCAGTTTGGTGACCGGGGACAGTCTTACCAGACCGCTATCTTCTACCACAGCCCTGGGCAGCAAGACCAGGCCGAAGCCTCCAAAGCCGCCATCAATGAGCAGGGTCCGTTTGAGTTGCCGGTGGTCACGCCTATTCTGCCCGCCAAGCCTTTCTACCCCGCTGAGACCTACCACCAGGACTATTACCAGAAAAACCCCAGCCATTACAACCGCTACTTTGTAGGCTCCGGCCGGGCTGGTTTTCTGGAAAGACACTGGAAAAAGAATGCCTAA
- a CDS encoding amidoligase family protein, translated as MRFNRLPLVHNAKGDVRKVGLELEFSNVDIAQCVDLIKQLYGGKVQVKHRFSQKVVGTRLGDFTVELDLKLLTEKKYKALFDSLNIDLESIKIGDTTLEEKVEDALETMIRKVIPYEISAPPVPCTELHQLEPLRQALFEHKAEGTEAFWTNAFGMHINPELPNLETGTILRYLKAFLVLYPLLLKTGKTDFARRHMTTFINPFPEEYTDRVLQPSYSPDLNQLIDEYHQFNPDRNRPLDLYPLFASLREEKIKSFSNLGTVNPRETFHYRLPNSCVSDPKWTLAQEWNRWVTIEELANSPARLDMLCQEYLTIKENTLLGFEEKWTKKTEQWLY; from the coding sequence ATGCGGTTCAACAGATTACCCCTGGTCCACAACGCCAAAGGCGACGTCCGGAAAGTGGGTCTAGAATTGGAGTTTTCAAATGTGGACATTGCCCAGTGCGTGGACCTCATCAAGCAGCTGTACGGCGGAAAGGTACAAGTCAAACACCGGTTCTCCCAGAAAGTGGTGGGCACGCGCCTGGGCGATTTCACGGTGGAATTAGACCTGAAACTACTCACCGAGAAAAAATACAAGGCCCTTTTTGACTCCCTAAACATTGACCTGGAAAGCATTAAGATAGGCGACACCACGCTGGAGGAAAAAGTGGAAGACGCGCTGGAGACCATGATCCGGAAGGTGATTCCCTACGAGATCAGCGCGCCGCCCGTGCCCTGCACCGAACTGCACCAACTGGAGCCCCTGCGCCAGGCGCTCTTTGAGCACAAGGCAGAGGGCACCGAGGCTTTCTGGACCAACGCCTTCGGCATGCACATTAACCCAGAGCTGCCCAACCTGGAAACCGGCACTATTCTGCGCTACCTCAAGGCTTTTCTGGTACTTTATCCCTTGCTCCTGAAAACCGGCAAAACAGATTTCGCCCGGCGGCACATGACCACCTTCATCAACCCTTTCCCAGAAGAATACACAGACCGCGTGCTGCAGCCCAGTTATAGTCCAGATCTAAACCAATTGATAGACGAATACCACCAATTTAACCCAGACCGTAACCGACCGCTAGACCTGTACCCGCTGTTTGCCAGCCTGCGCGAGGAAAAAATCAAATCCTTTTCTAACCTGGGCACCGTAAACCCCAGAGAGACCTTCCACTACCGCCTGCCCAACAGCTGTGTCTCTGACCCCAAATGGACCCTGGCGCAGGAGTGGAATAGGTGGGTGACCATTGAGGAATTGGCTAACAGTCCCGCCCGGCTAGACATGCTGTGCCAGGAATACCTCACCATCAAAGAAAACACCTTGCTGGGCTTTGAGGAAAAGTGGACCAAAAAAACCGAACAGTGGCTGTATTAA
- a CDS encoding DUF4268 domain-containing protein yields MYTREQASQLRQAFWTAFGQYMAPIPSSEGMRINWSNYKTGFKNVYFRMRAEKKSASIGIELTHRDPEIQELFFEQFLALSILLHDTLQEEWTWELHAEDENGETVSRIYKEIGPVNVFNKEDWPQLISFFKPRIIALDAFWADAQYSFEELK; encoded by the coding sequence ATGTACACAAGAGAACAGGCATCACAGCTTCGGCAGGCATTCTGGACAGCTTTTGGGCAATACATGGCGCCCATTCCTTCGTCTGAGGGCATGCGCATCAATTGGTCTAATTACAAAACGGGCTTCAAGAACGTGTATTTCAGAATGCGGGCCGAAAAGAAGTCGGCGTCCATTGGCATTGAACTCACCCACCGCGATCCAGAAATACAGGAGCTTTTTTTTGAGCAGTTCCTAGCGCTAAGCATACTCCTGCATGACACCCTGCAAGAGGAATGGACCTGGGAACTGCATGCGGAAGATGAAAACGGCGAAACCGTGAGTAGAATCTATAAGGAAATTGGCCCGGTTAACGTCTTTAACAAAGAAGACTGGCCGCAATTGATCTCTTTCTTTAAGCCGCGCATTATAGCTTTAGATGCCTTCTGGGCAGATGCGCAATATAGCTTTGAGGAGTTGAAGTAA
- the thpR gene encoding RNA 2',3'-cyclic phosphodiesterase, with amino-acid sequence MQDTLRLFVAAALPQELKNYLIKARHAFDHPAVRPVPDDNLHLTLFFIGNVAAQQKPGILEKLADIAQRHVEFTLTLEQVEPGPSLQSPRLVWARFQQRSAFAQLSREVTQALTGAPARK; translated from the coding sequence ATGCAAGACACCCTCAGACTTTTTGTGGCCGCGGCACTTCCCCAGGAATTGAAGAACTACCTGATCAAGGCGCGGCATGCGTTTGACCACCCCGCTGTCCGGCCGGTGCCCGATGATAATTTGCACCTCACGCTTTTCTTCATCGGGAACGTGGCTGCGCAGCAGAAGCCAGGTATTCTGGAGAAACTGGCGGACATTGCGCAGCGGCATGTGGAGTTTACGTTAACGCTGGAGCAGGTAGAGCCGGGACCTAGCCTCCAATCTCCCAGGTTGGTTTGGGCGCGTTTTCAGCAGCGTTCGGCTTTTGCTCAGTTGAGCCGCGAGGTAACACAGGCCCTAACCGGCGCGCCGGCGCGCAAGTAG
- a CDS encoding outer membrane beta-barrel protein: MKQIVLFLFALVCSFSVLAQETETYEYEPHFKQDDAIYARVGLSRPGLRANANHNIARITSYNFAFGYSRSLTYKGDVSLNGELGFSRQGFAFKDVTDPADPKEIRLHYVNIPVYLKYYPHPTIKSFYVGAGPQLGIRTSADMKTQGGGVLQISDEGLEDLDLSLIGVAGMHITRQLNMGVEVRYQHSFSKVITFMPEARQSVVQVSFFFPGEALLQFMQLFAYIPIF, from the coding sequence ATGAAACAGATTGTCCTATTCCTTTTTGCTCTGGTTTGCTCTTTTTCCGTGCTGGCCCAGGAGACTGAAACCTACGAATACGAGCCGCATTTCAAGCAGGACGATGCCATTTACGCCCGGGTGGGGTTGAGTAGGCCGGGACTCAGAGCCAACGCCAACCACAACATTGCCCGCATCACCAGCTACAACTTCGCGTTTGGGTACAGCCGTTCCCTTACCTACAAAGGCGATGTGAGCCTAAACGGGGAACTGGGGTTTTCGCGCCAGGGCTTCGCATTTAAAGATGTAACAGACCCGGCAGATCCCAAAGAAATCAGGTTGCATTACGTGAACATTCCGGTGTACCTGAAATACTACCCACACCCAACCATCAAAAGTTTTTACGTGGGCGCCGGCCCGCAACTGGGCATCAGAACCAGCGCCGACATGAAAACCCAGGGCGGGGGCGTGTTGCAGATAAGCGATGAAGGCCTGGAAGACCTGGACCTTAGTTTAATTGGCGTGGCGGGCATGCACATTACCCGTCAGTTGAACATGGGCGTGGAAGTGCGCTACCAACACAGTTTTTCCAAAGTCATCACGTTTATGCCAGAGGCCCGGCAGTCGGTGGTGCAGGTGAGCTTCTTCTTCCCCGGCGAGGCCCTGCTGCAATTCATGCAACTTTTCGCGTACATTCCCATTTTCTAA
- a CDS encoding pseudouridine synthase produces MQDTDPPNRHFILHKPFDFLSQFKGNPKNKKLLGHLFPFPEGTMAIGRLDQDSEGLLLLTTNGKMSEYVRSRKVEKEYYAQVDGLITPEALEKLRRGGLEITHEKQPYLTLPCQAIILEPSPTFPERSRRVRDDRHGPTSWVSITLTEGKNRQVRKMTAAVGFPTLRLIRVRIGQITLGSLPSGHVLEVDQFEL; encoded by the coding sequence TTGCAAGACACAGACCCACCGAATCGCCATTTCATTCTGCACAAACCCTTTGATTTTTTGAGCCAATTCAAAGGTAATCCCAAGAACAAGAAACTGCTGGGTCATCTGTTCCCGTTCCCGGAAGGCACCATGGCGATTGGCAGGCTAGACCAAGACAGCGAAGGTTTGCTTTTGCTGACCACCAACGGAAAAATGAGCGAATACGTGCGCAGCCGGAAAGTGGAGAAGGAATACTACGCGCAGGTGGACGGACTTATCACCCCTGAGGCCTTGGAAAAACTGCGCCGCGGTGGCCTGGAGATCACCCATGAAAAACAACCTTACCTCACGCTCCCGTGCCAGGCGATTATCTTGGAACCTTCCCCAACCTTTCCAGAGCGCAGCCGCCGCGTGCGCGATGACCGGCACGGCCCCACCAGCTGGGTGTCCATTACCCTCACCGAAGGCAAAAACCGCCAGGTCCGGAAGATGACCGCCGCCGTCGGCTTTCCCACCCTACGACTCATACGGGTGCGCATTGGGCAGATTACTTTAGGCAGCCTGCCGTCCGGCCATGTCTTGGAAGTAGACCAGTTTGAATTGTAG
- a CDS encoding serine hydrolase yields the protein MTKRNSHLTFFGLCALVLSCLVVFGAFTTEVPVARKNRTYLQELQEVQKTAVLLQNQTGLVPLKNLNQKIASVNLGTGQAQVFDSLASLYTNVDTLRLMGQVSDSSLNVLNQELKFHQTVLLQVSAAWLDNKAVISFIQELQKEKDVVLAVYGPRTLLPLANGLSVPMIWQEQENAVTAAFAAQLVFGGVASTGQLDKTYSAAFKTGTGYKTAVTRLKYTVPEEVGIATNDLKVPIDAIVQEAIREKAAPGAVVMVVKDGKVIFHQAYGAHTYDGSRPTRTNDIFDVASVTKISATTMALMDLYDRHKLKLTEPLGSYVPSVRNSDKKNLTVRDVLLHQSGLPAGVGLPVQPQDVQKVPSSAYTVKASDSLFLRNSYFKEVLWPRMLSAKMGTPGKYVYSDLTMYFMKEVVERQAEAPLEELVQSRFYAPLGMQTAGFLPLNRFDRSRIVPTEEDAHFRKTLLQGYVHDGGAARLGGIAGHAGLFSSANDLAILYQMMLNRGTYGGAQYFKPTTVDLFTSRQSNVSRRGLGFDRWDPDTSQQYPSRLASPATYGHTGYTGTCVWVDPTHKLVYVFLSNRVHPKVSNKLISLKIRGRIQDAIYQAIAKATPAASAAGKS from the coding sequence ATGACAAAAAGAAACTCTCACCTTACGTTCTTCGGTCTTTGTGCTCTGGTGCTTTCCTGCCTGGTGGTGTTTGGCGCCTTCACCACAGAGGTGCCCGTGGCCAGGAAAAACCGGACGTATTTGCAGGAACTACAGGAAGTGCAGAAAACCGCCGTCCTGCTGCAAAACCAAACGGGTTTGGTGCCGCTCAAAAACCTGAACCAAAAGATTGCCTCCGTGAATCTGGGGACTGGGCAAGCACAAGTTTTTGACAGCCTGGCTTCGCTTTATACAAACGTAGACACGCTTCGGTTAATGGGGCAAGTCTCAGACTCATCGCTGAATGTACTGAACCAGGAACTCAAGTTTCACCAGACGGTGCTGTTGCAGGTTTCTGCTGCATGGTTAGATAACAAAGCGGTCATTTCGTTTATACAGGAACTCCAGAAAGAGAAAGACGTGGTGTTGGCGGTGTACGGCCCAAGAACTCTTTTGCCGTTGGCTAACGGTTTATCGGTGCCCATGATTTGGCAGGAGCAGGAAAATGCAGTGACGGCAGCGTTTGCGGCCCAGTTGGTCTTTGGGGGCGTGGCGTCCACCGGGCAACTGGATAAAACATATTCTGCGGCATTTAAAACGGGAACCGGTTATAAAACAGCGGTCACCAGATTGAAGTACACCGTGCCGGAGGAAGTAGGCATTGCCACCAATGATCTCAAAGTGCCCATTGATGCCATTGTACAGGAAGCCATCAGGGAGAAAGCTGCGCCTGGGGCGGTGGTCATGGTAGTGAAAGACGGGAAAGTGATTTTTCACCAGGCCTATGGGGCACATACCTATGACGGAAGCCGGCCTACCCGCACCAATGATATTTTTGATGTGGCGTCGGTGACCAAGATTTCGGCCACCACCATGGCGCTTATGGATTTGTATGACCGGCATAAACTGAAGCTGACCGAGCCTTTGGGCAGCTATGTGCCATCGGTCCGGAACTCAGACAAGAAAAATTTAACCGTGCGCGACGTTCTGCTTCACCAGTCGGGTTTACCGGCGGGGGTGGGCTTGCCCGTGCAGCCCCAGGACGTGCAGAAAGTGCCGTCAAGTGCCTACACCGTGAAAGCCTCGGACAGTCTTTTTCTCCGGAACAGCTATTTCAAAGAAGTGCTCTGGCCGCGCATGTTGTCGGCTAAGATGGGCACGCCCGGCAAATACGTGTACTCAGACCTCACCATGTATTTCATGAAGGAAGTAGTGGAACGTCAGGCCGAGGCGCCTTTGGAAGAATTGGTGCAGAGCCGTTTTTATGCGCCGCTGGGCATGCAAACCGCCGGATTTTTACCCTTGAACCGCTTTGACAGAAGTCGCATTGTACCCACCGAGGAAGACGCCCATTTCCGGAAAACGCTTTTGCAAGGCTACGTGCATGACGGTGGCGCGGCGCGGTTAGGCGGTATTGCCGGGCATGCGGGTTTGTTTTCCTCGGCCAATGATTTAGCCATTTTGTACCAGATGATGCTGAACCGCGGCACCTACGGTGGCGCGCAGTATTTCAAACCGACCACGGTAGATCTGTTCACCTCGCGCCAATCTAACGTGAGCCGCAGAGGCCTGGGCTTTGACCGCTGGGACCCAGATACCAGCCAGCAGTATCCGTCCAGGTTGGCCTCGCCGGCTACGTATGGCCACACCGGCTACACTGGTACTTGCGTTTGGGTAGACCCCACGCACAAACTGGTGTATGTGTTTCTGAGTAACCGGGTGCACCCCAAGGTGTCTAACAAATTGATTTCATTGAAGATACGCGGCCGCATACAAGACGCCATTTACCAGGCCATTGCCAAAGCTACACCAGCAGCCAGCGCAGCCGGCAAAAGTTAA
- a CDS encoding COG2426 family protein, whose product MQFFLFPMLDVLIYTFLLSISPLGEARAGIPYAVLNDIPIFWAFLVGLLGNLLIFPLIMWLIDTFSQKLWPNRRYRKGVVHFSRRAKKGVGGSVEKYGFWGLMVFVMIPLPGTGAYMGAIAAYVLKIERRKAFLATSLGVLVSCVIMAVGSYYGNLGLDSL is encoded by the coding sequence TTGCAGTTCTTTTTATTCCCCATGCTAGATGTCCTGATTTACACGTTTCTATTGAGTATTTCGCCGTTGGGCGAAGCGCGGGCGGGCATTCCTTATGCTGTTCTGAATGATATTCCCATTTTCTGGGCCTTTCTGGTGGGGCTGTTGGGCAACCTGCTTATTTTTCCGCTCATCATGTGGCTCATTGACACGTTCAGCCAAAAACTTTGGCCCAACCGTCGTTACCGGAAGGGAGTGGTGCATTTTTCCCGCCGGGCTAAGAAAGGCGTGGGTGGCAGCGTAGAGAAATACGGTTTCTGGGGCCTGATGGTGTTTGTGATGATTCCGCTGCCCGGGACAGGGGCCTACATGGGCGCCATAGCTGCTTACGTTCTAAAGATTGAGCGCCGAAAAGCCTTTCTTGCCACCAGTCTGGGAGTTCTTGTCTCCTGCGTTATCATGGCAGTGGGGTCTTACTACGGCAATTTAGGCCTTGACTCTCTGTAG
- a CDS encoding gamma-glutamyl-gamma-aminobutyrate hydrolase family protein, translating to MAVLNENTSINRTRPTIGVTGPDKGGEVAWLFTALGVRLAGGKPVRITPQFPRTADGLQGLIIGGGADVDPRAYQQEDVLQEYLQRTLQNPKKSFWARLSRFLRWWYFPALFFLRKLFSKKPQWSIDRDRDHLEFQLIDQAVKKKLPVLGICRGSQLLNVYFRGTLHQEIQNFYLEEPNPSSIFPVKKVQIEPNSLLFKILGVPKLKVNALHHQAVHVPGKGIQIVAKEKNGVVQGIESTLAPFLIGVQWHPEYLPQRSVQRRLFQALVQQARGVHTQIEAQDMQQALTQPRDQNLEEIEQQEEALLEKKATSQP from the coding sequence GTGGCTGTATTAAACGAGAACACTTCCATCAACCGCACCCGGCCCACCATTGGCGTCACCGGCCCCGACAAAGGCGGCGAGGTGGCCTGGCTGTTCACAGCGCTGGGCGTGCGGTTGGCCGGGGGCAAGCCGGTGCGCATCACGCCGCAGTTCCCCCGCACCGCCGACGGGCTGCAGGGCCTCATTATTGGCGGCGGCGCCGATGTGGACCCGCGGGCTTATCAGCAGGAAGACGTGCTGCAGGAATATTTACAGCGCACCCTCCAAAACCCTAAGAAAAGCTTCTGGGCGCGGCTGAGCCGGTTCCTGCGGTGGTGGTATTTCCCGGCGCTGTTCTTTCTTAGAAAGCTGTTCAGCAAAAAACCGCAGTGGTCCATTGACCGTGACCGCGACCACCTGGAGTTTCAATTGATTGACCAGGCCGTGAAGAAGAAGTTGCCGGTGCTGGGTATCTGCCGGGGTTCGCAATTGCTCAATGTTTACTTCCGGGGCACCTTGCACCAGGAAATCCAGAACTTCTACCTGGAGGAGCCCAACCCGTCCAGCATTTTCCCGGTGAAGAAAGTCCAGATAGAACCCAACAGCCTGCTGTTTAAGATTCTGGGCGTGCCTAAGTTAAAGGTCAACGCGCTGCACCACCAGGCGGTGCACGTACCTGGCAAAGGCATTCAGATTGTGGCGAAAGAAAAAAACGGAGTGGTGCAAGGCATAGAAAGCACGCTGGCGCCTTTTCTAATTGGCGTGCAGTGGCACCCGGAATATTTGCCCCAGCGCAGCGTACAGCGCCGTCTGTTCCAAGCGCTGGTACAACAGGCCCGCGGCGTGCATACTCAGATTGAAGCCCAGGACATGCAGCAGGCGCTCACACAGCCCAGAGACCAAAACCTGGAGGAAATAGAGCAACAGGAAGAAGCATTGTTAGAGAAAAAGGCAACTTCCCAGCCTTAA
- a CDS encoding cupin domain-containing protein: MESLTTFLESGLLELYAMGATSPEETQTVEQMVAQHPAAKAELEAITQSLEAYAMTHAVEPNQTVKPLFLATIDYMDRMQKGEVPVSPPELGPHTTVADFEPWLSRPELNVPDLSEDIYVKIIGYTPAATTAIVWLKSVAPQEIHHDELECFFILEGTCTITVEDQPHYLKPGDFFAIPLYKTHSVQVTSEVPCKVILQRLAA; the protein is encoded by the coding sequence ATGGAGTCATTGACCACTTTTCTGGAATCTGGGTTGCTGGAACTGTACGCCATGGGCGCCACCTCTCCTGAGGAAACCCAAACTGTGGAGCAGATGGTGGCCCAACACCCAGCAGCCAAGGCTGAGTTGGAGGCCATTACCCAAAGCCTGGAGGCCTATGCAATGACCCATGCCGTGGAGCCAAACCAGACCGTGAAGCCTTTGTTTCTGGCCACCATTGATTACATGGACCGCATGCAAAAAGGGGAGGTGCCCGTGTCGCCGCCAGAACTGGGCCCGCACACCACCGTAGCCGACTTTGAACCGTGGCTCAGCCGCCCTGAACTTAACGTTCCTGACCTTTCTGAAGACATTTACGTGAAGATTATTGGCTACACGCCGGCGGCTACTACGGCAATTGTCTGGCTCAAAAGCGTAGCCCCCCAAGAGATACATCATGATGAGTTGGAGTGTTTCTTTATTCTGGAAGGTACCTGCACCATTACCGTGGAAGACCAACCGCACTACCTAAAACCCGGCGATTTCTTTGCCATTCCGCTGTACAAAACCCATTCGGTACAGGTGACTTCTGAGGTACCTTGCAAGGTAATTTTGCAGCGGTTGGCTGCGTAG
- a CDS encoding type I restriction enzyme endonuclease domain-containing protein: MKTFTSLHAAIPYFSSLPKTERLKLVGYAINYLVSDDDLCKTFMLNEKKLSGLAPIVKSHQNIHELGADIVYLQHVGAALRKAKNPQQNIRQSANKIKDLIHRSIESEDVVDVFQMAGIERFDISIINDEFLATAKEQKTGNELKLELLRQIMNDEIKIRSTKNLIKYRKLKEEVEKIIADYHAHFFDSLVAMEKLRAVAKQMQEEDQIRQQLGLTEEEEAFYQILANHPNAIQDFDLIKDLVKKILAEVKKSASQPDWYKKDDTKAQLQLAVKKVLRFKVQADLQEILDEILEQAEERYKVWAFTA; this comes from the coding sequence ATGAAAACCTTTACCTCTCTACACGCCGCTATTCCATACTTCTCCAGCTTGCCTAAAACAGAACGGTTGAAACTAGTGGGATATGCAATCAATTATCTGGTATCAGATGATGACCTGTGCAAGACCTTTATGCTGAATGAGAAAAAACTCAGCGGTTTGGCACCCATTGTTAAAAGCCACCAAAACATACATGAACTGGGCGCTGATATTGTGTACCTACAACACGTTGGTGCCGCTTTGCGCAAGGCAAAGAACCCGCAGCAAAACATACGGCAATCGGCGAACAAAATCAAAGACCTTATCCACCGCAGCATTGAATCTGAGGACGTGGTAGACGTGTTCCAGATGGCCGGCATAGAACGCTTTGACATCTCCATCATCAATGACGAGTTCCTGGCCACCGCCAAAGAACAGAAAACCGGCAACGAGCTCAAGCTGGAACTCCTGCGCCAGATCATGAACGATGAGATCAAAATCCGCTCCACCAAAAACCTGATCAAGTACCGCAAACTCAAAGAAGAAGTAGAAAAGATCATTGCCGACTACCACGCCCATTTCTTCGACAGCCTTGTAGCCATGGAAAAACTGCGCGCCGTGGCCAAGCAGATGCAGGAAGAAGATCAGATCCGCCAACAACTGGGCCTCACCGAAGAAGAGGAAGCTTTCTACCAGATCCTGGCCAACCACCCCAACGCCATTCAGGATTTTGACCTCATCAAAGACCTGGTGAAAAAAATCCTGGCCGAGGTCAAGAAAAGCGCCTCCCAACCAGACTGGTACAAAAAAGACGACACCAAAGCCCAACTGCAACTAGCCGTGAAGAAGGTACTGCGGTTTAAAGTTCAAGCAGACCTGCAGGAGATTCTGGATGAGATTCTGGAACAAGCCGAAGAGCGGTACAAGGTATGGGCGTTCACTGCGTAG